A genomic segment from Glycine soja cultivar W05 chromosome 20, ASM419377v2, whole genome shotgun sequence encodes:
- the LOC114403556 gene encoding uncharacterized protein LOC114403556: MRFLSLSPLLTFMMAPISTEELYQFHKTHREVFCFLVFKLHRDLAKSLLVMALWIWLEYNGYPQITHEVMDVPYTFVNGLVDEAVSCLECLEEENFVVPNNGGLPLTTRLTKSGISMKIFKQKRYTIIAGIKSVLKNICTRIFSDLVQIALRININRAGTSQGNISHITIPGFPHPLFGTFDMTPMDTVSLDLFDERIWTKGPCDDVTPDDKSMFVTFSRGFPVSRDEVIKLFTYAYGNCLEDLSMGNPDENKQSLFAMVVLKTVETVDQILNGKRVAKLRINGKHIWVRKYERRD; this comes from the coding sequence ATgcgttttctctctctttcaccACTTCTCACCTTCATGATGGCTCCGATTTCCACAGAAGAGCTTtatcaatttcacaaaactCACCGTGAGGTCTTCTGTTTTCTGGTCTTCAAACTACATCGCGACCTAGCAAAGTCCCTTCTAGTCATGGCCTTATGGATTTGGCTAGAATACAATGGATACCCCCAAATCACCCATGAAGTGATGGACGTGCCTTACACTTTTGTCAATGGTCTTGTTGATGAAGCTGTCTCTTGTCTGGAATgcttagaagaagaaaattttgtCGTCCCAAATAATGGTGGATTACCCTTAACAACAAGGCTAACAAAAAGTGGCATATCTATGAAAATCTTTAAGCAGAAAAGGTACACCATAATAGCCGGTATCAAAagtgttttgaaaaatatttgtactCGAATTTTTTCTGATCTTGTGCAGATAGCTCTAAGAATCAATATCAACAGAGCTGGTACATCACAAGGTAACATATCACATATAACTATCCCTGGTTTTCCACACCCTTTGTTTGGTACCTTTGATATGACACCAATGGATACTGTGAGCCTAGACTTGTTTGATGAGCGAATATGGACAAAGGGGCCCTGTGATGATGTTACTCCTGATGATAAATCCATGTTTGTAACATTTTCTAGAGGTTTTCCAGTGTCAAGAGACGAGGTGATAAAATTGTTTACATATGCATATGGGAATTGTTTGGAGGACTTATCTATGGGAAACCCTGATGAAAATAAGCAGTCTTTGTTTGCAATGGTGGTTTTGAAAACCGTGGAAACAGTCGATCAAATTTTGAATGGGAAACGCGTTGCAAAGCTTCGGATAAATGGAAAACACATTTGGGTTCGCAAGTATGAGCGTCGTGACTGA